A genomic segment from [Flavobacterium] thermophilum encodes:
- a CDS encoding putative sporulation protein YtxC has translation MIEIHFDKASEAEKLFWLLNERKRDACPLFHAAYDGNKTVAVYIYGDEKHVLETYIIPAMTAFVQSVLEDRLLLSIISGVFYFRDREEQQQILALAHSFLDGERRDYQKGAEFAASRMALLREACASFLRDGLSFSFSSFVTFRLKPYIERLEHYVGLAIDEYKLEQEYQTFVQMLRECLVGRTPQWPRLYLVHDPPHFVFYDRHRRELSAAEVKQLIDRHLVVSQPMYIDSSVLAPLVSLAPAEIELYTDHPDDGMVQTLQNVFQERLRLRRRADFSHLFAASAGNGEES, from the coding sequence GTGATCGAAATCCATTTTGACAAGGCAAGCGAGGCGGAGAAACTGTTTTGGCTGCTGAATGAACGGAAACGGGATGCCTGTCCGCTGTTTCACGCCGCTTACGACGGAAACAAGACCGTGGCGGTTTACATATACGGCGACGAGAAGCATGTGCTCGAGACGTATATCATACCAGCCATGACTGCATTTGTGCAGTCTGTCCTCGAAGACCGGCTGTTGTTGTCGATCATTTCCGGTGTCTTTTATTTTCGCGACCGCGAGGAACAGCAGCAAATTTTGGCGCTCGCCCATTCGTTTTTGGACGGTGAACGGCGCGATTATCAGAAAGGGGCGGAGTTTGCTGCTTCGCGCATGGCGCTGCTGCGCGAGGCGTGCGCTTCGTTTTTGCGCGACGGGCTGTCCTTCTCGTTTTCGTCGTTTGTCACCTTTCGGCTGAAGCCGTACATCGAGCGGCTTGAACATTATGTCGGGCTCGCGATTGACGAGTACAAATTGGAGCAAGAGTATCAAACTTTCGTGCAAATGCTGCGCGAATGCCTGGTTGGCCGGACGCCGCAATGGCCGCGCCTGTATTTGGTGCACGACCCGCCGCACTTTGTGTTTTACGACCGCCACCGCCGCGAGCTGTCGGCGGCGGAAGTGAAACAGCTGATCGACCGCCATCTCGTCGTCAGCCAGCCGATGTATATCGATTCGTCGGTGCTCGCGCCGCTTGTCTCGCTTGCCCCGGCGGAAATTGAGCTGTATACCGACCATCCGGATGACGGCATGGTGCAGACGCTGCAAAACGTGTTTCAAGAGCGGCTTCGCCTCCGCCGCCGCGCTGATTTTTCCCACTTGTTTGCCGCCAGCGCCGGAAATGGGGAAGAATCTTGA
- the dnaI gene encoding Primosomal protein DnaI, translated as MERVNQLLQRLFGNEGFRRRYEQMRRYILTHPDVQPFLQAHEQQLSRDAVDRSLMKLYEFIEQHGHCRQCPGLEQCPNMLPGYHPNLVVAGGRIDVEYDRCPKKVQDDERRRQEALIQSMFVPREILQASLSDVDLSDDGRIKAIQFAEKFVTEYEPGKKMKGLYLYGSFGVGKTYLLGAIANELAKRNIPSLIVYVPELFRELKHSLQDQTMNEKLDYVKKVPVLMLDDLGAEAMSSWVRDDVLGPILQYRMFENLPTFFTSNFDMKQLAHHLTYSQRGEEEKVKAARIMERIRSLAHPVEITGPNRRE; from the coding sequence ATGGAACGAGTAAATCAACTGTTGCAGCGGCTGTTCGGAAACGAAGGGTTCCGGCGGCGCTATGAACAAATGCGGCGCTATATTTTGACGCATCCGGACGTGCAGCCGTTTTTGCAGGCGCACGAGCAGCAGCTGTCGCGCGATGCGGTGGACCGAAGTTTAATGAAGCTGTACGAATTTATCGAGCAACATGGCCATTGCCGCCAGTGCCCAGGGCTCGAGCAATGCCCAAATATGCTGCCGGGGTATCATCCGAACTTGGTGGTCGCCGGCGGGCGAATTGACGTTGAATACGACCGCTGCCCGAAAAAAGTGCAAGATGATGAACGGAGAAGGCAGGAAGCGCTCATTCAAAGCATGTTCGTGCCGCGGGAAATTTTGCAAGCTTCGCTGTCGGATGTGGATCTTAGCGACGATGGGCGCATTAAAGCCATCCAGTTTGCAGAGAAGTTCGTGACGGAGTACGAGCCGGGGAAAAAAATGAAAGGATTGTACTTGTACGGGTCGTTCGGCGTCGGCAAAACGTATTTGCTCGGGGCGATCGCCAATGAACTGGCGAAACGGAACATTCCGTCGCTCATCGTCTATGTGCCGGAGCTGTTTCGCGAGCTGAAGCATTCATTGCAAGATCAGACGATGAACGAAAAGCTCGATTATGTGAAAAAAGTGCCGGTGCTCATGCTCGATGACCTTGGAGCGGAGGCGATGTCGAGCTGGGTGCGCGACGATGTGCTCGGCCCAATTTTGCAATACCGGATGTTTGAAAATTTGCCGACCTTTTTCACCTCCAACTTTGATATGAAGCAGCTCGCCCACCATTTGACGTATTCGCAGCGCGGCGAGGAAGAAAAAGTGAAAGCCGCCCGCATTATGGAGCGGATCCGCTCACTCGCGCACCCGGTTGAAATTACCGGGCCAAACCGCCGCGAATGA
- the dnaB gene encoding Replication initiation and membrane attachment protein, with protein MAEWKVGAMPHHWKELLAVDRYMVQSRTALHDADRKVLTMLYQPLIGHRALALYMTLWGELELLGGREATHHRLMALMQCGLPDIYSERLKLEGIGLLNTYVHAPEAEEPKQFVYELRPPLAPDQFFRDEMLGVFLYRQVGRHMFAQLNDCFACPAVDETKFTRVTRAFSDVFSSVHAEQIVAGFNEEAGRELEPPDGKVHMGRDEASYALDDGVFDFELFFAGLSKQMVPRRAVTAKVKEAIKKLAFLYGIPPLEMQKIVLGVIDPAYEIDIDALRRAAREWYELEHGGAAPRLVERVQPLAYRTMEHIKPRTKEEALMKQLETISPRQLLKEISGGAEPSLADLQLIEDIMFQQQLLPGVVNVLIYYVMLRTNMKLSKKYVEKIASHWARKKVRTVKEAMELAKEEAKTYQNWANEKEKGTRTVRKVVRTEIVPDWLNMDYSQPDDDDFDVEQARKELEERLKKYRDGS; from the coding sequence ATGGCAGAATGGAAGGTCGGAGCGATGCCACACCATTGGAAAGAGTTGTTGGCCGTTGATCGGTATATGGTGCAAAGCCGCACTGCGCTGCACGATGCGGACCGAAAAGTGTTGACTATGCTGTATCAGCCGCTGATCGGCCATCGTGCGCTCGCCTTATATATGACGCTTTGGGGGGAGCTCGAGCTGCTTGGCGGCCGGGAAGCGACCCACCATCGGCTTATGGCGCTCATGCAGTGCGGCCTGCCGGACATTTACAGCGAGCGGCTGAAGCTCGAAGGCATCGGGCTGCTTAATACGTACGTCCACGCCCCCGAGGCGGAAGAGCCGAAGCAGTTTGTGTATGAGCTGCGCCCGCCGCTGGCGCCGGATCAATTTTTCCGCGACGAAATGCTCGGCGTCTTTTTGTACCGGCAAGTCGGCCGTCATATGTTTGCCCAGCTGAATGACTGTTTTGCCTGCCCGGCTGTGGATGAGACAAAGTTCACCCGGGTGACGCGCGCGTTTTCGGACGTATTTTCGTCCGTTCATGCTGAACAAATCGTCGCGGGATTCAATGAAGAGGCCGGGCGCGAGCTCGAGCCGCCGGATGGAAAAGTGCACATGGGGCGGGACGAGGCGTCGTATGCGCTCGATGACGGCGTGTTTGATTTTGAGCTGTTTTTTGCCGGCTTGTCGAAACAGATGGTGCCGCGCCGGGCCGTAACCGCGAAAGTGAAAGAAGCGATCAAAAAGTTGGCATTTTTGTACGGCATCCCGCCGCTGGAAATGCAAAAAATTGTCCTCGGCGTCATCGATCCGGCATACGAGATTGACATTGACGCCCTGCGCCGGGCGGCCCGGGAGTGGTATGAGCTCGAGCACGGCGGCGCCGCCCCGCGCCTTGTCGAACGGGTGCAGCCGCTCGCTTACCGGACGATGGAACACATCAAGCCACGCACAAAAGAGGAGGCGTTGATGAAGCAGCTCGAGACGATCTCCCCGCGCCAGCTTCTGAAGGAAATTTCCGGGGGAGCGGAGCCGTCGCTCGCCGATTTGCAATTGATCGAAGATATTATGTTTCAACAGCAGCTTCTTCCGGGCGTCGTCAATGTGCTGATTTATTACGTCATGCTGCGGACGAATATGAAACTATCGAAAAAATATGTCGAGAAAATCGCCAGCCATTGGGCGCGCAAAAAGGTGCGCACCGTCAAAGAGGCGATGGAGCTGGCTAAAGAGGAAGCAAAGACGTACCAAAACTGGGCGAATGAAAAAGAAAAAGGGACGCGGACAGTGCGCAAAGTCGTGCGCACCGAAATCGTCCCCGACTGGCTGAACATGGATTACAGCCAGCCGGATGATGACGACTTTGATGTGGAACAGGCGCGCAAAGAGCTCGAGGAACGGCTGAAAAAATACCGTGATGGATCGTAG
- the nrdR gene encoding Transcriptional repressor NrdR produces the protein MRCPSCHHQGTRVLDSRPAEEGRSIRRRRECEQCHYRFTTFERVEEPPLIVVKKEGTREEFSREKILRGLIKACEKRPVALEQLEKVTQEIERELRSQGVSEVKSETIGEMVMERLSRIDEVAYVRFASVYRQFKDINVFIEELKELIKKGQR, from the coding sequence ATGCGATGTCCGTCATGCCATCACCAAGGCACGCGCGTGCTTGACTCACGCCCGGCCGAAGAAGGCCGCTCGATTCGCCGCCGGCGCGAGTGCGAACAATGCCACTATCGATTTACGACGTTTGAGCGGGTCGAGGAACCGCCGCTGATTGTCGTCAAAAAAGAAGGGACGCGCGAGGAGTTCAGCCGGGAAAAAATTTTGCGCGGTTTGATCAAAGCGTGTGAAAAACGGCCGGTGGCGCTTGAGCAATTGGAAAAAGTGACGCAGGAAATCGAGCGCGAGCTGCGCAGCCAAGGCGTATCGGAAGTAAAAAGCGAAACGATCGGCGAAATGGTCATGGAGCGGCTGTCGCGCATCGATGAGGTGGCCTATGTCCGCTTCGCTTCCGTCTATCGGCAGTTTAAAGATATCAACGTATTTATCGAAGAGCTAAAAGAGCTGATTAAAAAAGGACAACGGTAA
- the speH gene encoding S-adenosylmethionine decarboxylase proenzyme precursor, with protein MDTMGRHVISELWGCDFDKLNDMDFIEKTFVDAALKSGAEIREVAFHKFAPQGVSGVVIISESHLTIHTFPEHGYASIDVYTCGHLDPTIAADYIAEKLGAQTRETIELPRGMRPIEVKKAHAL; from the coding sequence ATGGATACGATGGGTCGTCACGTTATCTCGGAACTTTGGGGATGCGACTTTGACAAACTGAACGATATGGACTTTATTGAAAAAACGTTTGTAGACGCCGCATTAAAGTCGGGAGCGGAAATTCGCGAAGTCGCGTTCCATAAATTCGCTCCGCAAGGCGTAAGCGGGGTCGTCATTATTTCCGAATCCCATTTAACGATTCATACGTTTCCGGAACACGGCTATGCCAGCATTGATGTGTATACATGCGGCCATTTAGACCCGACCATCGCCGCGGATTACATCGCCGAAAAGCTTGGCGCGCAAACGCGGGAAACGATTGAGCTGCCGCGCGGCATGCGCCCGATTGAAGTGAAAAAGGCGCACGCGCTGTAA
- the gapB gene encoding Glyceraldehyde-3-phosphate dehydrogenase 2, with translation MKAKVAINGFGRIGRMVFRRAINSPDLEIVAVNASYPPETLAHLVKYDSNHGKFDGDVAALEDGLLVNGKKVKLLNSRDPQQLPWKELDIDIVIEATGKFNAREKASLHLDAGAKRVILTAPGKNEDVTIVVGVNEQMLDIDRHFIISNASCTTNCLAPVVKVLDEAFGIENGLMTTVHAYTNDQKNIDNPHKDLRRARSCAQSIIPTTTGAAKALGLVLPHLKGKLHGMALRVPTPNVSLVDLVVDVKRDVTVEEVNEALLRAANGPLKGILDFTMEPLVSIDFNTNPHSAIIDGLSTMVIDGRKVKVLAWYDNEWGYSCRVVDLASLVAAKMNERLHVSA, from the coding sequence ATGAAGGCGAAAGTGGCGATTAACGGATTCGGACGAATTGGACGGATGGTATTCCGGAGAGCCATCAATTCTCCCGACCTTGAAATTGTGGCGGTGAATGCCAGCTATCCGCCGGAAACGTTAGCCCATTTGGTGAAATACGACTCCAACCACGGCAAATTCGACGGCGATGTCGCCGCTTTGGAAGACGGATTGCTTGTCAACGGCAAAAAGGTGAAATTGCTGAACTCGCGCGATCCGCAACAATTGCCGTGGAAAGAGCTTGATATTGATATTGTGATTGAAGCGACCGGCAAATTTAACGCCCGCGAAAAGGCAAGCCTTCACTTGGATGCTGGGGCGAAACGCGTCATTTTAACCGCTCCGGGCAAAAATGAGGATGTGACGATTGTCGTCGGCGTCAATGAACAGATGTTGGATATTGACCGTCATTTTATCATTTCCAACGCTTCGTGCACGACGAACTGCCTCGCCCCGGTCGTGAAAGTGCTTGATGAAGCGTTCGGAATTGAAAACGGCCTGATGACAACTGTTCATGCTTATACGAACGATCAAAAAAACATCGACAATCCGCATAAAGATTTGCGCCGCGCCCGTTCATGCGCCCAGTCGATCATCCCGACGACGACGGGAGCCGCGAAGGCGCTCGGGCTGGTGCTGCCGCATTTAAAAGGAAAGCTTCATGGCATGGCGTTGCGCGTTCCGACGCCGAACGTGTCGCTTGTCGATTTGGTCGTTGACGTCAAGCGGGATGTGACGGTCGAGGAAGTGAACGAAGCTCTTCTCCGCGCAGCCAATGGTCCGCTGAAAGGCATTTTGGATTTCACGATGGAGCCGCTTGTGTCGATTGATTTCAACACGAACCCGCATTCGGCGATCATTGACGGTTTGTCGACAATGGTGATTGACGGCCGGAAAGTGAAAGTGCTCGCCTGGTACGACAACGAGTGGGGCTATTCGTGCCGCGTCGTCGACTTGGCCAGCCTTGTCGCCGCCAAAATGAATGAGCGTCTTCATGTGAGCGCTTAA
- the coaE gene encoding Dephospho-CoA kinase → MAFTIGLTGGIASGKSTVSAMMRELGLPVIDADEAARAVVRPGEEAYRQIVAAFGPGILRADGEIDRAKLGAIVFNDEQQRKVLNAIVHPAVRKKMLAEKEAHIRSGAKTVVLDIPLLFESGLTHWVDKVLVVYVDDDVQLRRLMARNGFTEEEALARIRSQWPMAEKVKRADAVIDNNGTIEETRRQLLAILHQWDALGK, encoded by the coding sequence ATGGCATTCACGATCGGATTAACCGGTGGAATTGCGAGCGGCAAAAGCACGGTCAGCGCGATGATGCGCGAGCTCGGCCTTCCGGTCATCGATGCGGATGAGGCGGCGCGCGCCGTCGTCCGCCCGGGGGAGGAGGCGTACCGGCAAATCGTCGCTGCATTCGGTCCGGGCATTTTGCGGGCGGACGGCGAAATCGACCGAGCCAAACTCGGGGCGATCGTCTTTAACGACGAACAACAGCGGAAAGTGCTCAACGCCATCGTTCACCCAGCGGTGCGGAAAAAAATGCTGGCTGAAAAAGAAGCGCACATCCGCTCCGGAGCGAAGACCGTCGTCCTAGATATTCCGCTGTTATTTGAAAGCGGGCTGACTCATTGGGTGGATAAAGTGCTTGTCGTGTACGTCGACGATGACGTTCAGCTCCGCCGGCTCATGGCGCGCAACGGTTTCACCGAAGAGGAAGCGCTCGCCCGCATCCGCTCCCAGTGGCCGATGGCGGAAAAAGTGAAACGGGCCGATGCGGTGATTGACAACAACGGGACGATCGAAGAGACACGCCGGCAGTTGCTGGCCATTTTGCATCAATGGGACGCCTTGGGAAAATAG
- the mutM gene encoding Formamidopyrimidine-DNA glycosylase, with product MPELPEVETIRRTLLPLVAGKTIEEVRVFWPNIIRHPQDPAAFAARLAGQTVRGIDRRGKFLKFLLDRDMLISHLRMEGRYAVAQSDEPLEPHTHIVFRFTDGSELRYRDVRKFGTMHVYAKEEADCRPPLAQLGPEPLSPAFSPAMLAAKAAKTKRTVKALLLDQTVVSGFGNIYVDEALFRAGILPGRPAASLTDEELARLHEEMVATIGEAVMKGGSTVRTYVNTQGEAGTFQHRLFVYGRKGEPCKRCGAPIEKMVVAGRGTHYCPRCQR from the coding sequence ATGCCGGAACTGCCGGAAGTGGAAACGATCCGCCGCACGCTGTTGCCGCTTGTCGCTGGCAAAACGATTGAAGAGGTGCGGGTGTTTTGGCCGAATATCATTCGTCATCCGCAAGACCCGGCGGCGTTTGCTGCCAGGCTGGCCGGGCAGACGGTGCGCGGCATCGATCGGCGCGGGAAATTTTTGAAATTTTTGCTTGACCGGGATATGCTCATCTCCCATTTGCGCATGGAGGGGCGCTACGCGGTCGCCCAGTCCGATGAGCCGCTTGAACCGCATACGCACATTGTGTTTCGTTTTACAGACGGCAGTGAGCTTCGTTATCGCGATGTACGCAAATTCGGAACCATGCACGTGTACGCGAAAGAGGAAGCAGACTGCCGGCCGCCGCTCGCTCAATTAGGGCCGGAACCGCTGTCCCCAGCGTTTTCTCCGGCGATGTTGGCCGCAAAAGCGGCGAAAACAAAGCGGACGGTGAAAGCGTTGTTGCTTGATCAAACGGTCGTGTCCGGGTTTGGCAACATTTATGTCGACGAAGCGCTGTTTCGCGCCGGCATTCTCCCTGGACGGCCGGCTGCTTCGCTGACGGATGAAGAACTTGCACGGTTGCACGAAGAAATGGTGGCGACGATCGGCGAGGCGGTCATGAAAGGGGGAAGCACGGTGCGCACGTATGTGAATACGCAAGGAGAAGCCGGAACGTTCCAGCATCGCCTGTTCGTATACGGCCGCAAAGGGGAGCCGTGCAAACGGTGCGGCGCCCCGATTGAGAAAATGGTTGTCGCCGGCCGCGGCACGCATTATTGCCCGCGTTGCCAACGCTAG
- the polA gene encoding DNA polymerase I produces MLKNKLVLIDGNSVAYRAFFALPLLHNDKGIHTNAVYGFTMMLNKILAEEQPTHILVAFDAGKTTFRHETFQDYKGGRQQTPPELSEQFPLLRELLKAYRIPAYELDHYEADDIIGTMAARAEREGFAVKVISGDRDLTQLASPQVTVEITKKGITDIESYTPETVAEKYGLTPEQIVDLKGLMGDKSDNIPGVPGIGEKTAVKLLKQFGTVENVLASIDEIKGEKLKENLRQYRDLALLSKQLAAICRDAPVELTLDDIVYKGEDREKVVALFQELGFQSFLDKMAVQTDEGEKPLAGMDFAIADSVTDEMLADKAALVVEVVGDNYHHAPIVGIALANERGRFFLRPETALADPKFLAWLGDETKKKTMFDSKRAAVALKWKGIELRGVVFDLLLAAYLLDPAQAAGDVAAVAKMHQYEAVRSDEAVYGKGAKRTVPDEPTLAEHLARKAAAIWALEEPLMDELRRNEQDRLLVELEQPLAGILANMEFTGVKVDTKRLEQMGAELTEQLQAVERRIYELAGQEFNINSPKQLGTVLFDKLQLPVLKKTKTGYSTSADVLEKLAPHHEIVEHILHYRQLGKLQSTYIEGLLKVVHPVTGKVHTMFNQALTQTGRLSSVEPNLQNIPIRLEEGRKIRQAFVPSEPDWLIFAADYSQIELRVLAHIAEDDNLIEAFRRGLDIHTKTAMDIFHVSEEDVTANMRRQAKAVNFGIVYGISDYGLAQNLNITRKEAAEFIERYFASFPGVKQYMDNIVQEAKQKGYVTTLLHRRRYLPDITSRNFNVRSFAERTAMNTPIQGSAADIIKKAMIDLSVRLREERLQARLLLQVHDELILEAPKEEIERLCRLVPEVMEQAVALRVPLKVDYHYGPTWYDAK; encoded by the coding sequence ATGTTGAAAAACAAGCTCGTCTTAATTGACGGCAACAGCGTGGCGTACCGCGCCTTTTTCGCGTTGCCGCTTTTGCATAACGATAAAGGGATTCATACGAACGCAGTCTACGGGTTTACGATGATGTTAAACAAAATTTTGGCGGAAGAGCAGCCGACCCACATTCTCGTGGCGTTTGACGCCGGGAAAACGACGTTCCGCCATGAAACGTTCCAAGACTATAAAGGCGGGCGGCAGCAGACGCCGCCGGAACTGTCGGAACAGTTTCCGCTGCTGCGCGAATTGCTCAAGGCGTACCGCATCCCCGCCTATGAGCTCGACCATTACGAAGCGGACGATATTATCGGAACGATGGCGGCGCGGGCTGAGCGGGAAGGGTTTGCAGTGAAAGTCATTTCCGGCGACCGCGATTTAACCCAGCTTGCTTCCCCGCAAGTGACGGTGGAGATTACGAAAAAAGGGATTACCGACATCGAGTCGTACACGCCGGAGACGGTCGCGGAAAAATACGGCCTCACCCCGGAGCAAATTGTCGACTTGAAAGGATTGATGGGCGACAAATCCGACAACATCCCTGGCGTGCCCGGCATCGGGGAAAAAACAGCCGTCAAGCTGCTCAAGCAATTCGGCACGGTCGAAAACGTACTGGCATCGATCGATGAGATCAAAGGGGAGAAGCTGAAAGAAAATTTGCGCCAATACCGGGATTTGGCGCTTTTAAGCAAACAGCTGGCCGCTATTTGCCGCGACGCCCCGGTTGAGCTGACGCTCGATGACATTGTCTACAAAGGAGAAGACCGGGAAAAAGTGGTCGCCTTGTTTCAGGAGCTTGGATTCCAGTCGTTTCTCGACAAGATGGCCGTCCAAACGGATGAAGGCGAGAAGCCGCTCGCCGGGATGGATTTTGCGATCGCCGACAGCGTCACGGACGAAATGCTCGCCGACAAAGCGGCCCTCGTCGTGGAGGTGGTGGGCGACAACTATCACCATGCCCCGATTGTCGGGATCGCCTTGGCCAACGAACGCGGGCGGTTTTTCCTGCGCCCGGAGACGGCGCTCGCCGATCCGAAATTTCTCGCTTGGCTTGGCGATGAGACGAAGAAAAAAACGATGTTTGATTCAAAGCGGGCGGCCGTCGCGTTAAAATGGAAAGGAATCGAACTGCGCGGCGTCGTGTTCGATCTGTTGCTGGCCGCTTACTTGCTCGATCCGGCGCAGGCGGCGGGCGACGTTGCCGCGGTGGCGAAAATGCATCAGTACGAGGCGGTGCGGTCGGATGAGGCGGTCTATGGAAAAGGAGCGAAGCGGACGGTTCCTGATGAACCGACGCTTGCCGAGCATCTCGCCCGCAAGGCGGCGGCCATTTGGGCGCTTGAAGAGCCGTTGATGGACGAACTGCGCCGCAACGAACAAGATCGGCTGCTCGTCGAGCTCGAACAGCCGCTGGCTGGCATTTTGGCCAATATGGAATTTACTGGAGTGAAAGTGGACACGAAGCGGCTTGAACAGATGGGGGCGGAGCTCACCGAGCAGCTGCAGGCGGTCGAGCGGCGCATTTACGAACTCGCCGGCCAAGAGTTCAACATTAACTCGCCGAAACAGCTCGGGACGGTTTTATTTGACAAGCTGCAGCTCCCGGTGTTGAAAAAGACAAAAACCGGCTATTCGACTTCAGCCGATGTGCTTGAGAAGCTTGCACCGCACCATGAAATCGTCGAACATATTTTGCATTACCGCCAACTCGGCAAGCTGCAGTCAACGTATATTGAAGGGCTGCTGAAAGTGGTGCACCCCGTGACGGGCAAAGTGCACACGATGTTCAATCAGGCGTTGACGCAAACCGGGCGCCTCAGCTCCGTCGAACCGAATTTGCAAAACATTCCGATTCGGCTTGAGGAAGGGCGGAAAATCCGCCAGGCGTTCGTGCCGTCGGAGCCGGACTGGCTCATCTTTGCGGCCGACTATTCGCAAATCGAGCTGCGCGTCCTCGCCCATATCGCGGAAGATGACAATTTGATTGAAGCGTTCCGGCGCGGGTTGGACATCCATACGAAAACAGCCATGGACATTTTCCATGTGAGCGAAGAAGACGTGACAGCCAACATGCGCCGCCAAGCGAAGGCCGTCAATTTTGGCATCGTGTACGGCATTAGTGATTACGGTCTGGCGCAAAACTTGAACATTACGCGCAAAGAAGCGGCTGAATTTATTGAGCGATATTTTGCCAGTTTTCCAGGTGTAAAGCAATATATGGACAACATTGTGCAAGAAGCGAAACAAAAAGGGTATGTGACGACGCTGCTGCATCGGCGCCGCTATTTGCCCGATATTACAAGCCGCAACTTCAACGTCCGCAGCTTCGCCGAGCGGACGGCGATGAACACACCGATTCAAGGGAGCGCCGCTGATATTATTAAAAAAGCGATGATCGATCTAAGCGTGAGGCTGCGCGAAGAACGGCTGCAGGCGCGCCTGTTGCTGCAAGTGCATGACGAACTCATTTTGGAGGCGCCGAAAGAGGAAATCGAGCGGCTGTGCCGCCTCGTTCCAGAGGTGATGGAGCAAGCCGTCGCACTCCGCGTGCCGCTGAAAGTCGATTACCATTACGGTCCGACGTGGTACGACGCCAAATAA